From the Periophthalmus magnuspinnatus isolate fPerMag1 chromosome 1, fPerMag1.2.pri, whole genome shotgun sequence genome, one window contains:
- the LOC117377386 gene encoding Na(+)/H(+) exchange regulatory cofactor NHE-RF2 isoform X2: MDGELRPRLCFLTKGERGYGFHLHGERNKGGQFIRKVEPGSCADLAGLRAGDRVVEVNGENVENATHHEVVSRIREVDFRTRLLVVDRETEEYLHSRGLTCTEALAIEMGTLSPRPSPAPTPSTSPIPPFLLRELEALSPKTNRTYALSAVHPLTISHSPTPTITDGKSSRNSIASSITADTELQGEPSPEPTPDLLPRLCHLLKSDSGYGFNLHSKKKKAGQFVRSVDPGSPAEQADIRPGDRIVEVNGLNVDGLKHSEVVTFIRAGGDEVQLLVVDQETDELFKRLGITPTTSHVKEVYVDEVSTESIPPTPSPTIDLSSSHPPIINVTLTDGSISPKSSPKSRTNGSTASQSSRSSTTQSEISSSDMSIQVPDEDDRCVSDPFAEGGLRLSPTAAEARKKAVASRNKKRAPPMDWSKKKEIFSNY, from the exons ATGGATGGTGAGTTGAGACCGAGGCTCTGTTTCCTCACTAAAGGAGAGCGCGGATATGGCTTTCACTTGCACGGGGAGAGGAATAAAGGCGGACAGTTCATTCGGAAAGTGGAACCGGGCTCCTGCGCTGACTTGGCCGGACTAAGAGCAGGAGACAGAGTGGTAGAGGTGAATGGAGAAAATGTGGAAAACGCAACGCACCATGAA GTGGTCAGCCGAATCCGAGAGGTGGATTTCCGCACAAGGCTGCTGGTGGTGGATAGAGAAACAGAAGAGTACCTCCACAGTCGTGGCTTGACCTGCACAGAGGCTCTGGCCATTGAAATGGGCACTCTGTCCCCACGTCCCTCTCCAGCCCCCACTCCCAGCACCTCACCCATCCCACCCTTCCTGCTAAGGGAGCTCGAAGCATTGTCCCCCAAAACGAACCGCACATATGCCCTGTCCGCAGTGCACCCCCTCACCATCTCGCACTCTCCCACTCCGACAATCACTGATGGGAAGTCTTCAAGAAACTCTATTGCTTCaagcatcactgcagacacagaG TTGCAGGGAGAACCTTCACCTGAGCCGACCCCCGACCTCCTACCTCGTCTGTGTCACCTCCTGAAGAGCGACAGTGGCTACGGCTTCAATCTCCATAGCAAAAAGAAGAAGGCAGGGCAGTTTGTGCGATCTGTGGATCCTGGCTCTCCAGCTGAACAAGCAGACATTAGGCCAGGAGACAGGATAGTAGAG GTGAATGGGTTGAATGTAGATGGGCTCAAACACTCGGAGGTGGTGACTTTTATCCGAGCTGGAGGAGACGAAGTGCAGCTGCTTGTAGTGGATCAAGAGACTGACGAGCTCTTCAAGCGCCTGGGAATCACACCCACAACCAGCCACGTCAAAG AGGTCTATGTGGACGAAGTTTCCACTGAAAGCATCCCCCCAACTCCATCTCCAACTATCGACCTCTCATCGTCCCACCCCCCAATCATCAATGTCACCCTTACGGACGGCTCCATCAGCCCCAAATCCTCTCCCAAATCTCGGACCAACGGGAGCACCGCGTCCCAGTCCTCCAGAAGCTCCACCACACAGTCCGAGATCAGCAGCTCTGATATGAGCATTCAG GTCCCAGATGAGGatgacaggtgtgtgtcagaCCCCTTTGCGGAGGGCGGCCTGCGCTTGAGTCCGACAGCTGCAGAGGCCAGGAAGAAGGCCGTGGCCAGTCGCAATAAGAAGAGAGCACCTCCAATGGACTGGAGTAAGAAGAAAGAGATATTCAGTAACTATTGA
- the nthl1 gene encoding endonuclease III-like protein 1 translates to MRDHVYLTSVWSCMCMRHLSYTLERNFTMTSQYFKKRSAVTRNGAQDPGLGLSCSKLSTQIKTEGAVVKLEEQEPTISEKPPYSTSSEGCPEHPPQDDVRPKTHSEPLSSNNRRRRPLKVEYVKDEDTVQMKKAHWEPAEWKKQLDHIREMRSGRDAPVDNMGAEKCYDHDALAEVKRFQVLVSLMLSSQTKDQVTAGAMGRLRAHGCTVENILSTDDETLGKLIYPVGFWKTKVKYLKLTCAMLQKEFAGDIPNSVEDLVRLPGVGPKMAHLAMDIAWDQVSGIGVDTHVHRISNRLGWLKKMTKNPEETRKALEEWLPRELWSEINWLLVGFGQQVCLPVNPLCSVCLNQHNCPSAHKASPVKRPKSRSPHTLSKTTHKTKAEPGKVEPSSPVAPSLPKNKKNKGKKKP, encoded by the exons ATGAGGGACCATGTTTATCTGACTTCTGTCTGGAGCTGCATGTGCATGAGACATTTATCCTACACGTTAGAACGAAATTTTACAATGACGTCTCAGTATTTCAAGAAGAGGTCTGCTGTTACTCGCAATGGCGCACAAGATCCGGGTCTCGGTTTGTCCTGCTCCAAACTCAGCACACAGATCAAAACTGAGGGGGCTGTGGTCAAGCTGGAGGAGCAAGAACCCACAATATCAGAGAAACCACCGTATTCCACATCTTCAG AGGGCTGCCCTGAACACCCACCACAGGATGATGTTCGGCCAAAAACACACTCTGAACCTTTGTCCTCAAACAATCGCAGAAGGAGACCCCTGAAGGTGGAATATGTTAAGGACGAAGATACTGTACAGATGAAAAAAGCACACTGGGAGCCTGCAGAGTGGAAGAAACAGCTTGACCACATAAGAGAAATGAGGAGTGGCCGAGACGCGCCTGTCGATAACATGGGAGCAGAGAAATGTTATGACCATGATGCCCTGGCAGAG GTAAAACGCTTTCAAGTATTGGTGTCTCTAATGCTGTCCAGTCAAACCAAAGACCAGGTCACAGCAGGTGCAATGGGGCGGCTACGAGCACATGGATGCACTGTGGAAAATATTCTCAGCACGGACGATGAAACACTTGGAAAATTGATTTATCCTGTTGGCTTTTGGAAG ACAAAAGTAAAGTATCTAAAGTTGACCTGTGCCATGCTTCAAAAGGAGTTTGCAGGGGACATTCCAAATAGTGTTGAAGATTTAGTCCGTTTGCCTGGAGTTGGACCAAAGATGGCCCACCTTGCTATGGACATTGCATGGGACCAGGTGTCAGGCATTG GAGTGGACACACATGTACATCGTATCTCAAATAGATTGGGTTGGCTCAAAAAAATGACTAAGAACCCAGAGGAGACGCGCAAGGCCCTGGAAGAGTGGTTGCCAAG GGAGCTGTGGAGTGAAATCAACTGGCTGCTGGTTGGTTTTGGGCAGCAGGTCTGTTTACCAGTCAACCccctgtgctctgtgtgtctaAACCAGCACAACTGTCCCTCCGCCCACAAAGCATCCCCAGTGAAGAGACCCAAGTCCAGATCCCCACACACGCTCAGCAAAACCACTCATAAAACAAAAGCTGAACCTGGTAAGGTTGAGCCTTCATCCCCTGTTGCCCCCTCATTaccaaagaacaaaaaaaataaggggaaaaaaaaaccctaa
- the LOC117377386 gene encoding Na(+)/H(+) exchange regulatory cofactor NHE-RF2 isoform X1, whose protein sequence is MDGELRPRLCFLTKGERGYGFHLHGERNKGGQFIRKVEPGSCADLAGLRAGDRVVEVNGENVENATHHEVVSRIREVDFRTRLLVVDRETEEYLHSRGLTCTEALAIEMGTLSPRPSPAPTPSTSPIPPFLLRELEALSPKTNRTYALSAVHPLTISHSPTPTITDGKSSRNSIASSITADTELQGEPSPEPTPDLLPRLCHLLKSDSGYGFNLHSKKKKAGQFVRSVDPGSPAEQADIRPGDRIVEVNGLNVDGLKHSEVVTFIRAGGDEVQLLVVDQETDELFKRLGITPTTSHVKEVYVDEVSTESIPPTPSPTIDLSSSHPPIINVTLTDGSISPKSSPKSRTNGSTASQSSRSSTTQSEISSSDMSIQVPDEDDRCVSDPFAEGGLRLSPTAAEARKKAVASRNKKRAPPMDWIPLHLLLPSYSPHCDGEEKMACHVPVQQRRPKICLKEALM, encoded by the exons ATGGATGGTGAGTTGAGACCGAGGCTCTGTTTCCTCACTAAAGGAGAGCGCGGATATGGCTTTCACTTGCACGGGGAGAGGAATAAAGGCGGACAGTTCATTCGGAAAGTGGAACCGGGCTCCTGCGCTGACTTGGCCGGACTAAGAGCAGGAGACAGAGTGGTAGAGGTGAATGGAGAAAATGTGGAAAACGCAACGCACCATGAA GTGGTCAGCCGAATCCGAGAGGTGGATTTCCGCACAAGGCTGCTGGTGGTGGATAGAGAAACAGAAGAGTACCTCCACAGTCGTGGCTTGACCTGCACAGAGGCTCTGGCCATTGAAATGGGCACTCTGTCCCCACGTCCCTCTCCAGCCCCCACTCCCAGCACCTCACCCATCCCACCCTTCCTGCTAAGGGAGCTCGAAGCATTGTCCCCCAAAACGAACCGCACATATGCCCTGTCCGCAGTGCACCCCCTCACCATCTCGCACTCTCCCACTCCGACAATCACTGATGGGAAGTCTTCAAGAAACTCTATTGCTTCaagcatcactgcagacacagaG TTGCAGGGAGAACCTTCACCTGAGCCGACCCCCGACCTCCTACCTCGTCTGTGTCACCTCCTGAAGAGCGACAGTGGCTACGGCTTCAATCTCCATAGCAAAAAGAAGAAGGCAGGGCAGTTTGTGCGATCTGTGGATCCTGGCTCTCCAGCTGAACAAGCAGACATTAGGCCAGGAGACAGGATAGTAGAG GTGAATGGGTTGAATGTAGATGGGCTCAAACACTCGGAGGTGGTGACTTTTATCCGAGCTGGAGGAGACGAAGTGCAGCTGCTTGTAGTGGATCAAGAGACTGACGAGCTCTTCAAGCGCCTGGGAATCACACCCACAACCAGCCACGTCAAAG AGGTCTATGTGGACGAAGTTTCCACTGAAAGCATCCCCCCAACTCCATCTCCAACTATCGACCTCTCATCGTCCCACCCCCCAATCATCAATGTCACCCTTACGGACGGCTCCATCAGCCCCAAATCCTCTCCCAAATCTCGGACCAACGGGAGCACCGCGTCCCAGTCCTCCAGAAGCTCCACCACACAGTCCGAGATCAGCAGCTCTGATATGAGCATTCAG GTCCCAGATGAGGatgacaggtgtgtgtcagaCCCCTTTGCGGAGGGCGGCCTGCGCTTGAGTCCGACAGCTGCAGAGGCCAGGAAGAAGGCCGTGGCCAGTCGCAATAAGAAGAGAGCACCTCCAATGGACTGGA TTCCATTGCACCTCTTGCTGCCCTCCTACAGCCCACATTGTGATGGAGAAGAAAAGATGGCATGCCAT